TTAGCCTTTTAAAATCAACCTGTTATATTAATGGCAAGAGTTATGCAGTTACTGAAATACGGAGTTATGTCTATACAAAAAGGAGGGCATGAAATGAAAAAGATATGCTTGTTTTTAGTATTGGTGACGATAGTGGTTTTAATTCTTCCTGAAACAGGAAAGGCCACTGTGGTCAACCCTTATCCTGCATTTTTTGCAGACGATGATGGTTCAGAACTATTTGTGCCAAATTCTACGGTACTGAGTGTCGAGGGTTATGATTATGCTGGTTCTCTGGGGTTTCCCAGTTATTTTGGTTTCTTTTATAATAGTGCTCCACTCGATCCCATTGTAATATTTGGTCAGGAGGATCAAGGCTCAACTCAGGCAGCCCGAATAGATTTTGATAACGGCGTAGTTTACGATGTTGATGATAGTAATTCAGTACAATCAACATTTACTGTTGAAGGAAATCCAATTGGATTCTTTCTCTGGTTTGATCCAACCCCATATGGATCCCCGCTGTTTTTAACTACAGTGCCTTCGTTTAACCCTGGTAAATTCGATTTCGCAGGGACATTCCCTTATTTAAATAATCCTTCGAATTATGGGATTATTTTTGAACTACCGAACGGAACGCCTCTTTCCCTTCATCTCGTTGGCGGTCTAACGGCTGTTCCAGAGCCATCGACGCTGTTTTTGCTCGGCTCCGGGTTAATAGGACTTGCAGCATATGGGAAAAAGAGGTCCAGGAAAAAAGTATGAATTTGACCATGGAATTATCTTTTGAAGGGGCTATGGCACGAGTATGAAAATTGCAACTACTTGTATCATTTGTTATTATGAAAGCAGCTCTTCATTGAGAATCTGTGCTTTCTCGATGAGGGGGCCTTTACCTGATAGTCCGTAGATACGGCTACCGCCGTATATGGCGGCAGCTTGTCTATTCCGCCAAAGTCTGACTTCCGGTTCTTTGTAATTCTTCGACGCGCTTGGTATGCACCAATGACAAAAAAGGCAGTTATCCTGGCTGGTGGCCCCAATCAATTTAATCTCAACAGGCCCCTGGCTCTATGGCCACTGATCAACTATTCTATCTTAGAGCACCTTATCCTCTCTTTATCTGTTGCAGGATTTGATCACATTATCATAGCCCTGTCTGATTCTCCTGATAAAGCTTATATCCAGAATCATGCGAGGAAGGTAATTCCTTCAAAAACATCTGTAACTTTCCATTGGAGTATGTCTCATAGAGGCACGGCTGGATCTCTAAAAGAATTAGAAAGGGAAATAAGGGATGAAGATGCCTTTATTCTGATGAATGGAAGTATATTCCTCAATGGAGTGAAATGGGACAGTCTGTACAGATCTCATCAGGATAATGGCGCATTGATTACAGCAGTAGTCTGTAGCAACAAAAAAAAAGATGAACGGCTTGAAGGGGTTCGGATTACACCGGATTGGCAAATCCAGGAGGTATACAGGCCTCATTTCTCAATGGACCGAAGGAATGGATATCAACTTGCTGGAATTTATCTTCTTTCAAAAAAAATCCTAAGCTATATCCCGGACACTGGTTATATGGATCTCAAGGAGCAGCTTATTCCCAAAATTGCAAAAGAGGGTAGATACGGAATTGCCTTTAACGATTTCTGCTCTAATCCTCCGCAGATAGAGTCTATAGAGGATTATTTCCTTCTACACCGAACCCTGCTGCATAATGAGAATTTTGTCAACTCTCTTAAAAAAGAGTTTAAAGAGGTGATGGATGGGGTTTGGATAGAAAATGAGGTTGAATTATCGCCTAATGCCTATGTGCTTGGTCCGGTGGTATTAAGAAAGGGTAGCAGGATAGAAGATTTCGCACAGATAATTGGTCCCTCGGTGATTGGAAATAACTGCCATATTTCGAAAGGGGCGCTGGTTCGTGAAAGTGTACTGTGGGATAATGTAAAACTTTCTTCAAATACGAAGTTACAGTATTCTGTACTGACAAATGAGGCCATATCAAATATCAAAAATATTCCTGTCTCTTTTAATACTTTAATGACTTCGAATAAAGTGGATGTCCGAAACACTTTTTTCATCAGCAGATTTGACTCTAACTGGACATATAAAATAGGGAAACGGATTATTGATATTGTTTTGGGAGTTATATGTATTCTCTTTTTTCTGCCTCTTTTTTTCCTGATAAGTCTTGCAATAAAGTCAGATAGTAGCGGGCCTGTTTTATTTTTTCAAAAACGTTGTGGCAGGGATGGCAAAGAGTTTTGTATGTTTAAATTTCGAACGATGGTCAAGAATGCAGAAAAACTCCAAAAAGAAGTATCTCCCAGGAATGAAGTTGATGGTCCTATGTTTAAAGTCTCCAATGATCCCCGTGTTACCAGAGTAGGCAGATTTCTCAGAAAATCAAGTCTTGACGAACTACCCCAGTTATTTAATGTCCTCAAAGGAGAGATGAGTTTTGTGGGCCCAAGACCTCTAAAAATGGAAGAGATGGCGTTTTGTCCAAGCTGGCGGGATTTAAGGTTACGTGTGAAACCTGGTATTACAGGGCTCTGGCAGGTTAGTGGAAAATCCCTTGTTTCCTTTAACAAATGGATTTATTATGATGTTGAATATATAAAAAATCAATCCCTTGGGTTGGATATTAAAATCTTATATAAGACCTTAAGAGTAGTTTGGAAAGGTCAGGGGGCGACGTGATGCGTAAGATTCAACTAACCGTACTACTTTTTCTGTTTGTTTACGGCTGTGCTACTACGGGAGAGCAGCATGGATTTAATAATGCACTTATGGAAGAACAAATGCAAATCCCAAAAGTTCAATTAAATGAATTCATCGTTGGCCCCGGTGATTCCATTGAGATTCAGGTTTGGCGCCATCCAGACCTTACCAGGGCCATAGAAGTCCAGTCGAACGGGTTTATCGCTTATCCTCTTTTAGGTGACGTTAAGGTAGCAGGTATGAATCTTACTGAGCTTCAACAACTCATCACACAACATCTATCTGAATATATTGTAAACCCGCAGGTCACTATACAGGTGCGACTCCCGAAATCGCAGAAGGTATTTGTTCTTGGAGAGGTTAGAAGACCTGGGGTCTATCTCCTTGATAACTCCATGACTGCGCTGGAGGCGATTGCTCAGGCAGGCGGATTTACCTTAGATGCAAAGAAAGCAAAGGTATTCCTGATAAGGCAGAAGCAAGGCAAGGCATCCGAACCTGTATTTCTGGACATAGATAGCACTTTGAAAGGAAAAGATATAGAACAGAATGTCTCCCTTCAAAGAGGGGATATTCTTTATGTGCCTCCGAGTAATCTTGCCCAAACAGACCGATTCTTCAGGCATCTGGCGATAGCACTGGGTCCTATTGTCACCTTGGAGCAGGGTATTGTCCTATATCC
This window of the Nitrospirota bacterium genome carries:
- a CDS encoding PEP-CTERM sorting domain-containing protein gives rise to the protein MKKICLFLVLVTIVVLILPETGKATVVNPYPAFFADDDGSELFVPNSTVLSVEGYDYAGSLGFPSYFGFFYNSAPLDPIVIFGQEDQGSTQAARIDFDNGVVYDVDDSNSVQSTFTVEGNPIGFFLWFDPTPYGSPLFLTTVPSFNPGKFDFAGTFPYLNNPSNYGIIFELPNGTPLSLHLVGGLTAVPEPSTLFLLGSGLIGLAAYGKKRSRKKV
- a CDS encoding sugar transferase, which produces MTKKAVILAGGPNQFNLNRPLALWPLINYSILEHLILSLSVAGFDHIIIALSDSPDKAYIQNHARKVIPSKTSVTFHWSMSHRGTAGSLKELEREIRDEDAFILMNGSIFLNGVKWDSLYRSHQDNGALITAVVCSNKKKDERLEGVRITPDWQIQEVYRPHFSMDRRNGYQLAGIYLLSKKILSYIPDTGYMDLKEQLIPKIAKEGRYGIAFNDFCSNPPQIESIEDYFLLHRTLLHNENFVNSLKKEFKEVMDGVWIENEVELSPNAYVLGPVVLRKGSRIEDFAQIIGPSVIGNNCHISKGALVRESVLWDNVKLSSNTKLQYSVLTNEAISNIKNIPVSFNTLMTSNKVDVRNTFFISRFDSNWTYKIGKRIIDIVLGVICILFFLPLFFLISLAIKSDSSGPVLFFQKRCGRDGKEFCMFKFRTMVKNAEKLQKEVSPRNEVDGPMFKVSNDPRVTRVGRFLRKSSLDELPQLFNVLKGEMSFVGPRPLKMEEMAFCPSWRDLRLRVKPGITGLWQVSGKSLVSFNKWIYYDVEYIKNQSLGLDIKILYKTLRVVWKGQGAT
- a CDS encoding polysaccharide export protein; amino-acid sequence: MRKIQLTVLLFLFVYGCATTGEQHGFNNALMEEQMQIPKVQLNEFIVGPGDSIEIQVWRHPDLTRAIEVQSNGFIAYPLLGDVKVAGMNLTELQQLITQHLSEYIVNPQVTIQVRLPKSQKVFVLGEVRRPGVYLLDNSMTALEAIAQAGGFTLDAKKAKVFLIRQKQGKASEPVFLDIDSTLKGKDIEQNVSLQRGDILYVPPSNLAQTDRFFRHLAIALGPIVTLEQGIVLYPQVENVVTGKETSGITTVAPVVVITPTSP